Proteins co-encoded in one Malus sylvestris chromosome 7, drMalSylv7.2, whole genome shotgun sequence genomic window:
- the LOC126629981 gene encoding uncharacterized protein LOC126629981: protein MGGCLSTVIVRRTSSSGRDDDDSSSTAKVIYMNACVREYPVPLNVSKVLEADQSSSSSSSLFICHSDSLYYDSYIPALDSEDELEANQIYFVLPRSKLQHRLSATDMAALAVRASLALQKINTNASSSSSSSKNEKGNKKENKGSGYRNYNKARISPVIEMNNNKYANLSVEGDGGDLSMNGLTIGGGGSLAYKGQKMMSSSGRGGGSSSVRKLRRYTSRKAKLATRSFRLRLSTIHEGSVL from the coding sequence ATGGGTGGATGCTTGTCTACAGTCATCGTCAGGAGGACTAGTTCAAGCGGAAGAGATGATGATGATTCGTCGTCCACTGCCAAAGTAATCTACATGAACGCATGTGTCCGCGAATACCCGGTTCCCCTTAATGTCTCCAAAGTCCTTGAGGCCGATCAATCGTCGTCTTCGTCTTCATCTTTGTTTATATGTCATTCCGACAGTTTGTATTACGACAGTTACATTCCGGCTTTAGATTCCGAAGATGAGCTGGAGGCCAATCAGATCTACTTCGTACTCCCCAGATCCAAGCTTCAACACCGCCTCAGTGCCACCGATATGGCGGCCCTCGCAGTCAGAGCCAGCCTCGCCCTCCAGAAAATTAATACcaatgcttcttcttcttcttcctcctccaagaatgaaaagggaaacaaaaaggaaaataagggAAGCGGATACCGTAATTACAACAAGGCCCGCATTTCTCCGGTGATTGAGatgaataataataaatatgCAAACTTGTCGGTCGAGGGCGACGGTGGTGATTTGagcatgaatggattaacgatTGGAGGTGGAGGGTCATTAGCGTACAAAGGCCAGAAGATGATGAGTAGTAGCGGCCGCGGCGGTGGGTCATCGTCGGTTAGGAAATTGCGGAGATATACATCGAGAAAGGCAAAGTTGGCCACTCGTTCTTTTAGGCTCAGATTGTCAACCATTCACGAAGGCTCCGTCCTCTGA